A DNA window from Raphanus sativus cultivar WK10039 unplaced genomic scaffold, ASM80110v3 Scaffold1228, whole genome shotgun sequence contains the following coding sequences:
- the LOC108857187 gene encoding uncharacterized protein LOC108857187 isoform X2, whose translation MHLILLLPLCITLMVSFLLLFSLWLNSANNKVTGEAFCVLGYPLQVDFALGKNRQNMGRRYVEVFRSTKQEYYKAIASEVAESRVHGTVTGGGGGGDGGGSGGRGGVSGGRSPRRQVQRVRPSDDGKENAEHTGILRLRGLPFSAGKEDILDFFRDFDLSEDSVHVTVNGEGRPTGDAFVEFRSAEESRAAMVKDRKTLGSRYIELFPSSVEELEEALSRGR comes from the exons ATGCACCTCATCCTGCTTCTGCCTTTATGTATAACCCTTATGGTTTCGTTCCTCCTCCTGTTTTCCCTGTGGTTAAACTCCGCG AACAATAAGGTCACTGGGGAAGCCTTTTGCGTTCTTGGCTATCCCCTTCAGGTTGATTTTGCGCTCGGTAAGAACAGGCAGAACATGGGGAGGAGATATGTTGAGGTTTTTAGGAGTACGAAGCAAGAGTACTATAAGGCTATTGCTAGTGAGGTTGCGGAGTCTCGTGTCCATGGTACAGttactggtggtggtggtggtggtgatggtggtgGGAGCGGTGGAAGAGGTGGTGTGAGTGGTGGACGTTCACCACGTAGACAGGTGCAGAGGGTTAGACCGAGTGATGATGGGAAAGAGAATGCTGAGCATACGGGTATACTGAGACTGAGAGGGTTACCTTTCTCAGCAGGGAAAGAAGACATACTAGACTTCTTCAGAGATTTTGATCTGTCTGAAGACTCTGTTCATGTTACTGTCAACGGTGAAGGGCGACCCACTGGAGATGCGTTTGTAGAGTTCAGGAGCGCAGAAGAATCAAGAGCTGCGATGGTCAAGGACAGGAAGACGCTAGGGAGCCGTTACATAGAACTGTTTCCTTCATCAGTTGAAGAGTTAGAGGAGGCACTGTCAAGAGGAAGGTGA
- the LOC108858862 gene encoding F-box protein At1g59680-like produces MVTAMSELPGDLIKEILSRVPLSSLRALRCTCKTWKALSKNHIVGKTDAGSTFLGFTVMDYMLCSMKLDLQGTRDDNGNLVYLPSVNRVWLLEQAEICEVFHWDGLLLCVIKDERRLLVWNPYLRQLKWIETRDKLHSSYMYGLGYENNNNNNNRNHKILRLFDVNKSPELGPLFEIYDFNSNSWRVLNVDPGNCIIKSGVSLKGNTYFLAMEIRLEGSVVVTGQYFLLCFDFTAERFGQHLVLPFGAGVGFTKTVVLSSVRDEQLAVLHQPEVSNVMEFWITSKIEPNAASWTRFLRKEKIPPSFVAESFFIDEEKKLALVSGFLNFYGKIYKRAYIIEEQRDIESVEEIRTAREPGNKLVFSSYAPSLVQVQINGRGKRKERDY; encoded by the coding sequence ATGGTCACGGCTATGTCTGAACTTCCAGGGGATTTGATAAAGGAGATATTATCTAGGGTTCCACTGTCATCTCTTAGGGCACTGCGATGCACTTGTAAAACGTGGAAAGCTTTATCAAAAAACCATATCGTTGGTAAAACAGACGCAGGGAGCACGTTTCTAGGGTTCACGGTGATGGATTATATGCTTTGTTCAATGAAACTTGATCTACAAGGAACCCGCGACGACAACGGCAACTTGGTTTATCTTCCCTCTGTTAACAGAGTATGGTTACTTGAACAAGCTGAGATATGTGAAGTCTTTCACTGGGACGGCTTGCTGTTATGCGTCATCAAAGATGAGAGGCGGCTTCTTGTGTGGAACCCGTATTTGAGACAACTCAAGTGGATCGAAACCAGGGACAAACTCCATTCATCATACATGTATGGTCTCGGATacgaaaacaacaacaacaacaacaatcgtAACCACAAGATTTTGAGGCTTTTCGATGTTAATAAGTCCCCAGAACTTGGTCCCCTTTTCGAAATCTACGATTTTAATTCAAATTCATGGAGAGTTCTTAATGTCGATCCCGGCAACTGCATTATAAAAAGTGGCGTGTCTCTCAAGGGAAACACTTATTTTTTGGCTATGGAAATTCGGTTAGAAGGGTCTGTTGTTGTTACCGGTCAATATTTCTTACTCTGTTTCGATTTTACAGCAGAGAGGTTTGGACAGCATCTTGTTCTGCCGTTTGGTGCTGGTGTTGGGTTTACAAAAACCGTGGTTCTTTCTAGTGTTAGAGATGAGCAGCTCGCCGTGTTACATCAACCCGAAGTCAGTAATGTAATGGAGTTTTGGATTACGAGCAAGATTGAGCCCAATGCTGCATCTTGGACCAGGTTCTTGAGAAAGGAGAAGATACCGCCTAGCTTTGTGGCTGAGAGTTTCTTCATTGATGAGGAGAAGAAACTGGCTCTTGTTTCCGGATTCCTTAACTTCTATggaaaaatttacaaaagagCTTATATCATTGAAGAACAAAGAGACATCGAATCTGTTGAGGAGATAAGAACAGCTAGGGAACCTGGAAACAAACTTGTATTCTCTTCTTATGCTCCAAGTTTGGTGCAAGTACAAATCAACGGACGGggcaaaaggaaagaaagagatTACTAG
- the LOC108857187 gene encoding uncharacterized protein LOC108857187 isoform X1, whose amino-acid sequence MFYRGYGDGPDGRETGPKRQRMSGQAPPGSFYAPHPASAFMYNPYGFVPPPVFPVVKLRGLPFDCSDRDVLEFFHGLDVVDVLFVHKNNKVTGEAFCVLGYPLQVDFALGKNRQNMGRRYVEVFRSTKQEYYKAIASEVAESRVHGTVTGGGGGGDGGGSGGRGGVSGGRSPRRQVQRVRPSDDGKENAEHTGILRLRGLPFSAGKEDILDFFRDFDLSEDSVHVTVNGEGRPTGDAFVEFRSAEESRAAMVKDRKTLGSRYIELFPSSVEELEEALSRGR is encoded by the exons ATGTTCTACAGAGG ATATGGAGATGGTCCTGATGGGCGTGAAACGGGACCTAAGCGTCAAAGAATGAGTGGACAAGCTCCTCCAGGATCATTCTATGCACCTCATCCTGCTTCTGCCTTTATGTATAACCCTTATGGTTTCGTTCCTCCTCCTGTTTTCCCTGTGGTTAAACTCCGCGGTCTCCCCTTTGATTGCTCTGACCGCGATGTTTTGGAGTTCTTCCATGGCTTAGACGTGGTTGACGTCTTGTTTGTTCACAAGAACAATAAGGTCACTGGGGAAGCCTTTTGCGTTCTTGGCTATCCCCTTCAGGTTGATTTTGCGCTCGGTAAGAACAGGCAGAACATGGGGAGGAGATATGTTGAGGTTTTTAGGAGTACGAAGCAAGAGTACTATAAGGCTATTGCTAGTGAGGTTGCGGAGTCTCGTGTCCATGGTACAGttactggtggtggtggtggtggtgatggtggtgGGAGCGGTGGAAGAGGTGGTGTGAGTGGTGGACGTTCACCACGTAGACAGGTGCAGAGGGTTAGACCGAGTGATGATGGGAAAGAGAATGCTGAGCATACGGGTATACTGAGACTGAGAGGGTTACCTTTCTCAGCAGGGAAAGAAGACATACTAGACTTCTTCAGAGATTTTGATCTGTCTGAAGACTCTGTTCATGTTACTGTCAACGGTGAAGGGCGACCCACTGGAGATGCGTTTGTAGAGTTCAGGAGCGCAGAAGAATCAAGAGCTGCGATGGTCAAGGACAGGAAGACGCTAGGGAGCCGTTACATAGAACTGTTTCCTTCATCAGTTGAAGAGTTAGAGGAGGCACTGTCAAGAGGAAGGTGA
- the LOC130503917 gene encoding protein ETHYLENE INSENSITIVE 3-like, whose translation MMFNEMGMCGGRNMDFFSPELDFCPPPPPPQPELPEDDYTDDEIDVDELERRMWRDKMRLKRLKEQQDKSRGGVDVDAAKQRQSQEQARRKKMSRAQDGILKYMLKMMEVCKAQGFVYGIIPENGKPVTGASDNLREWWKDKVRFDRNGPAAISKYRDENSVHGVCEGGNLVGPTPHTLQELQDTTLGSLLSALMQHCDPPQRRFPLEKGVPPPWWPNGGEDWWCQLGLPKDQGPAPYKKPHDLKKAWKVGVLTAVIKHMFPDVAKIRKLVRQSKCLQDKMTAKESATWLAIINQEESLARELYPESCPPPLSSLSGGSCSLLMNDCSQYNVEGVVEKESPYQMEELNQGNVMMAVKEEVTAEFIRKRKPSRDLNSIMDRAAFTCENPGCVHSDASRGFLDRNSRDNHQLVCHGAAAPSRFRVNEVKPVVSFSQPIDLTGIGVPEDGQKMISELMSMYDRNIENQSMSLLQPTVQNHQEHLQFQGNMVEGSFFEDLNIPNRANNSNQTFFQGNNNNFEAVQNNSSSNRFQLVYDAPPFDMASFDYRDDMSMQGVMDVMQQKQQDVSLWF comes from the coding sequence ATGATGTTCAACGAGATGGGTATGTGCGGCGGGAGGAACATGGACTTCTTCTCACCTGAACTTGACTTctgtcctcctcctcctcctccacagCCTGAACTCCCTGAAGACGACTACACCGACGACGAGATCGACGTCGACGAGCTGGAGAGGAGGATGTGGAGGGACAAGATGCGTCTCAAGCGTCTCAAGGAGCAGCAGGACAAGAGCAGAGGAGGCGTCGACGTCGACGCTGCCAAGCAGAGACAGTCTCAGGAGCAAGCcaggaggaagaagatgtcCAGAGCTCAAGATGGGATCTTGAAGTACATGTTGAAGATGATGGAAGTCTGCAAAGCTCAAGGCTTTGTTTACGGGATCATCCCTGAGAACGGGAAGCCTGTGACTGGCGCCTCGGATAATCTCAGGGAGTGGTGGAAAGATAAAGTTAGGTTTGACCGTAACGGTCCTGCTGCGATAAGCAAGTACCGAGATGAGAACAGTGTCCATGGGGTTTGTGAAGGTGGTAACTTGGTTGGACCTACTCCCCACACGCTGCAAGAGCTTCAGGACACGACTCTGGGGTCTCTTTTGTCGGCTCTGATGCAGCATTGTGACCCTCCTCAGAGACGGTTTCCTTTGGAGAAAGGCGTGCCTCCTCCGTGGTGGCCTAACGGTGGAGAAGACTGGTGGTGTCAGCTCGGTTTGCCTAAGGATCAAGGTCCTGCTCCTTACAAGAAGCCTCATGATCTGAAGAAGGCGTGGAAAGTTGGTGTTTTGACTGCGGTTATAAAGCATATGTTTCCTGATGTTGCTAAGATACGGAAGCTGGTGAGGCAGTCTAAGTGCTTGCAGGATAAGATGACTGCTAAAGAGAGTGCTACTTGGCTTGCTATTATTAACCAAGAAGAGTCCTTGGCTCGGGAGCTTTACCCTGAGTCTTGTCCTCCTCCTCTTTCTTCTTTGTCTGGTGGAAGCTGCTCCCTTCTGATGAATGATTGTAGTCAGTACAACGTTGAAGGTGTTGTTGAGAAGGAGAGTCCTTATCAAATGGAAGAGCTTAACCAAGGGAACGTGATGATGGCTGTAAAGGAAGAGGTCACAGCGGAGTTCATTAGGAAGAGGAAGCCAAGCAGAGATCTGAACAGTATAATGGACAGAGCAGCTTTTACCTGTGAGAATCCTGGTTGTGTCCATAGCGACGCCAGCCGGGGTTTTTTGGACCGGAACTCGAGAGACAACCATCAGTTGGTCTGTCATGGAGCAGCAGCACCGTCCAGGTTCCGTGTCAATGAAGTTAAGCCTGTTGTGAGTTTTTCTCAGCCAATTGACTTAACCGGTATTGGGGTTCCTGAAGATGGGCAGAAGATGATCTCTGAGCTCATGTCCATGTACGACAGAAATATAGAGAATCAAAGCATGTCACTGCTTCAACCAACGGTCCAGAATCATCAAGAACATCTCCAGTTCCAAGGAAACATGGTGGAAGGAAGTTTCTTTGAAGACTTGAACATCCCTAACAGAGCTAATAACAGTAACCAAACGTTTTTCCAAGGGAACAACAACAACTTTGAAGCTGTGCAGAACAACAGTAGCAGCAACAGGTTTCAGCTTGTGTATGATGCTCCACCGTTTGATATGGCCTCATTTGATTACAGAGATGATATGTCAATGCAAGGAGTAATGGATGTTATGCAGCAGAAGCAACAAGATGTGTCCTTATGGTTCTAA